The following are encoded together in the Nocardioides sp. Arc9.136 genome:
- a CDS encoding 3-isopropylmalate dehydrogenase — protein MTTHTTSPTSGTVRLAVIPGDGIGPEVTAEALKVLEVASPDGVKFEQTRYDLGAERYLATGEVLPDSVLAEVRDHDAILLGAVGGKPNDPNLPPGILERGLLLRLRFELDHYVNLRPSRIFPGSVSPLSEAVTGRGEVDFVVVREGTEGPYTGNGGALRVGTPHEVATEVSVNTAYGVERVVRDAFARAERRPRKKLTLVHKTNVLVNAGSVWWRLFQQVAAKHPDVTTDYMHIDAAMIHLTTDPQRFDVVVTDNLFGDIITDLAAAITGGIGLAASGNVNPDRTAPSMFEPVHGSAPDIAGQQKADPTAAILSASLLLDHLGHTEAAATIESAVVADLAAREPGTTRTTTEVGDAVAARVGG, from the coding sequence ATGACCACCCACACCACCAGCCCCACCAGCGGCACGGTCCGTCTCGCCGTCATCCCCGGCGACGGCATCGGCCCGGAGGTGACCGCCGAGGCCCTCAAGGTCCTCGAGGTCGCCTCGCCCGACGGCGTGAAGTTCGAGCAGACCCGCTACGACCTCGGCGCCGAGCGCTACCTCGCGACCGGCGAGGTGCTGCCGGACTCGGTGCTGGCGGAGGTCCGTGACCACGACGCGATCCTCCTGGGCGCCGTGGGTGGCAAGCCCAACGACCCGAACCTGCCCCCGGGCATCCTCGAGCGCGGGCTGCTGCTGCGGCTGCGCTTCGAGCTCGACCACTACGTCAACCTGCGGCCCTCGCGGATCTTCCCCGGCAGCGTCTCCCCGCTGTCGGAGGCCGTCACCGGTCGCGGCGAGGTGGACTTCGTCGTGGTCCGGGAGGGCACCGAGGGTCCCTACACCGGCAACGGCGGCGCACTGCGCGTAGGCACCCCGCACGAGGTCGCCACCGAGGTCTCGGTCAACACGGCGTACGGCGTCGAGCGGGTCGTCCGCGACGCGTTCGCCCGTGCCGAGCGCCGGCCCCGCAAGAAGCTCACCCTGGTCCACAAGACCAACGTGCTGGTCAACGCCGGCTCGGTGTGGTGGCGCCTGTTCCAGCAGGTGGCCGCCAAGCACCCCGACGTGACGACCGACTACATGCACATCGACGCGGCGATGATCCACCTGACCACCGACCCGCAGCGCTTCGACGTGGTGGTGACCGACAACCTCTTCGGCGACATCATCACCGACCTCGCCGCCGCCATCACCGGCGGCATCGGCCTCGCGGCCTCCGGCAACGTCAACCCCGACCGGACCGCGCCCAGCATGTTCGAGCCCGTCCACGGCTCGGCGCCCGACATCGCCGGGCAGCAGAAGGCCGACCCCACCGCCGCGATCCTCTCGGCGTCGCTCCTGCTCGACCACCTCGGCCACACCGAGGCCGCCGCGACCATCGAGTCCGCGGTCGTCGCCGACCTCGCCGCCCGCGAGCCGGGCACCACCCGGACCACCACGGAGGTCGGCGACGCGGTCGCGGCCCGAGTAGGCGGCTGA
- a CDS encoding branched-chain amino acid aminotransferase: MQIRTTRNENPVAEDRLAQVLADPGFGNHFTDHMFRVEWTPDAGWHDARIEPYGPLSLDPATAVLHYAQETFEGMKAYRHADGSVWSFRPEENAKRMVRSSHRLALPVLEVEDFIEAVDELVRVDERWVPTTTEPGTGEKSLYLRPFMFASEKFLGVRPSQHVTFMVIASPAGSYFKGGVKPVTLWLTEEYTRAGRGGMGAAKTGGNYASSLVAQQEATSHGCDQVVFLDSQEGRYVEELGGMNMYFVYDDGRIVTPETGTILEGITRASIIELAGKLGHQVEERRFSIDEWREGVTSGAIREIFACGTAAVVTPVGGLKWDGGEVPAPAETSLTMRIRQALVDVQFGRAEDTFGWMHRIL, translated from the coding sequence ATGCAGATCCGCACGACCCGCAACGAGAACCCCGTCGCCGAGGACCGCCTCGCCCAGGTCCTGGCCGACCCCGGCTTCGGCAACCACTTCACCGACCACATGTTCCGCGTGGAGTGGACGCCGGACGCCGGCTGGCACGACGCGCGGATCGAGCCGTACGGCCCGCTCAGCCTCGACCCCGCCACGGCGGTCCTGCACTACGCGCAGGAGACCTTCGAGGGCATGAAGGCCTACCGGCACGCGGACGGCTCGGTGTGGTCGTTCCGCCCGGAGGAGAACGCCAAGCGGATGGTCCGGTCCAGCCACCGGCTCGCGCTGCCGGTGCTCGAGGTCGAGGACTTCATCGAGGCCGTCGACGAGCTGGTCCGCGTCGACGAGCGCTGGGTGCCGACGACCACCGAGCCGGGGACGGGGGAGAAGAGCCTCTACCTGCGCCCGTTCATGTTCGCCTCGGAGAAGTTCCTCGGCGTGCGCCCCTCCCAGCACGTCACGTTCATGGTGATCGCGAGCCCGGCGGGCTCCTACTTCAAGGGCGGGGTCAAGCCGGTCACGCTCTGGCTGACCGAGGAGTACACCCGCGCCGGCCGCGGCGGGATGGGCGCGGCCAAGACCGGCGGCAACTACGCCAGCTCCCTGGTCGCGCAGCAGGAGGCCACGAGCCACGGCTGCGACCAGGTCGTCTTCCTCGACAGCCAGGAGGGGCGGTACGTCGAGGAGCTCGGCGGGATGAACATGTACTTCGTCTACGACGACGGCCGCATCGTCACCCCCGAGACCGGGACGATCCTCGAGGGCATCACCCGGGCCAGCATCATCGAGCTGGCCGGCAAGCTCGGGCACCAGGTCGAGGAGCGCCGGTTCTCGATCGACGAGTGGCGCGAGGGCGTGACCAGCGGGGCGATCCGCGAGATCTTCGCCTGCGGCACGGCCGCGGTCGTCACCCCCGTGGGCGGGCTGAAGTGGGACGGCGGGGAGGTCCCGGCCCCGGCGGAGACCTCGCTGACCATGCGGATCCGCCAGGCCCTCGTGGACGTCCAGTTCGGTCGCGCCGAGGACACCTTCGGCTGGATGCACCGGATCCTCTGA
- a CDS encoding iron ABC transporter permease yields MSAVLGPPTSAPHPPGPARPGGADGSGRTRSALRGLVAVAVLAVALLLVSLASLMWGARDIAAGAVWDALVSPVPGDNDHLVVRDLRVPRTLIGLVGGAALGAAGALMQGVTRNPIADPGLLGINAGASLAVIVAIAGLGVSTTAGYLWFAFAGAAIAALVVYGAASLGWEGVTPVKLALVGAALTATCTSVITVVLLTDTRTLGEYRFWQVGSLANRPLDVLTTVAPFVAVGLALALASGRVLNALALGDDVARGLGQDITRGRLLVVAAVVLLCGSAVSLVGPIAFVGLVVPHIARAVVGPDYRWIVGLSALVGPVLLLVADIAGRLVARPSELEAGLVVAVVGAPVLITLVRRSRAVAA; encoded by the coding sequence ATGAGCGCCGTGCTCGGCCCCCCGACGTCCGCACCGCACCCGCCCGGGCCCGCGCGCCCGGGCGGTGCCGACGGGTCGGGCCGCACGCGCTCGGCCCTCCGGGGCCTGGTCGCCGTCGCCGTGCTCGCGGTCGCGCTGCTGCTCGTGTCCCTCGCGAGCCTGATGTGGGGCGCCCGCGACATCGCCGCCGGCGCGGTCTGGGACGCACTGGTCTCCCCGGTCCCCGGCGACAACGACCACCTCGTCGTCCGGGACCTGCGGGTGCCCCGCACGCTGATCGGCCTGGTCGGGGGCGCCGCCCTAGGCGCGGCCGGCGCGCTGATGCAGGGCGTGACCCGCAACCCGATCGCCGACCCCGGCCTCCTCGGCATCAACGCGGGGGCCTCGCTTGCGGTGATCGTGGCGATCGCCGGGCTCGGTGTGTCCACGACCGCCGGCTACCTGTGGTTCGCCTTCGCCGGCGCCGCGATCGCCGCGCTGGTGGTGTACGGCGCGGCCTCGCTCGGGTGGGAGGGCGTCACGCCGGTGAAGCTCGCCCTGGTCGGTGCCGCGCTCACCGCGACCTGCACGTCGGTCATCACCGTCGTGCTGCTCACCGACACCCGGACCCTGGGGGAGTACCGCTTCTGGCAGGTGGGGTCGCTGGCCAACCGCCCGCTCGACGTGCTGACCACCGTGGCGCCGTTCGTCGCGGTCGGGCTGGCGCTCGCCCTCGCCTCGGGCCGCGTGCTCAACGCGCTGGCCCTCGGCGACGACGTCGCCCGCGGGCTGGGCCAGGACATCACCCGCGGGCGCCTCCTGGTGGTGGCCGCCGTCGTGCTGCTGTGCGGCTCCGCGGTCTCGCTGGTCGGGCCGATCGCGTTCGTCGGCCTGGTCGTCCCGCACATCGCCCGCGCGGTCGTCGGGCCGGACTACCGCTGGATCGTCGGGCTCTCCGCCTTGGTCGGGCCGGTGCTGCTGCTGGTCGCCGACATCGCCGGTCGCCTCGTCGCCCGCCCCTCCGAGCTCGAGGCGGGCCTCGTCGTCGCCGTCGTCGGGGCGCCGGTGCTCATCACCCTGGTGCGCCGGTCGCGGGCGGTGGCGGCGTGA